The Changchengzhania lutea genomic sequence TTCCATTCTTGAGGCCGTTTTGCTAAGTGTAACACCAACGTTTATTAATGTAAAAAAACAAGAAGGAAAAGATTACGCATTGACTTTGGAAACTTTAAAAAAGGACGTCGACAAACCTTTAATTGCTATCTTGACATTAAACACCATTGCTCATACTTTGGGAGCAATGATGGTGGGTATTGAAGCGGAAAAGCTACCGTATAAAATCGAACTTTTTGGAATAAATACTGTTGGCGTGGTTTCAGCCATTATGACATTTCTAATTTTAGTGGCTTCAGAAATAATACCAAAAACCATTGGGGCTACCTATTGGAAAAAGTTAGCCAATTTCACCTCGAAAGCTTTAGTAATTTTAATCTTTCCTTTAAAATATTCAGGTATTTTATGGCTGTTGCAACTCACCACAAAACTTATTGGAGGAAAAGGTCATGGCAGTGTACTGAGTCGGGAAGGGTTTTTAGTCATGGCAGATATGGCTCATGAAGAAGGGGTGTTTCAAGAAAATGAAAGTAAAATTATAAGAAACCTGCTCACCTTTAAAGAGGTGTTTGCCAAAGACGTGATGACCCCACGCACAGTTATGCAAGCGGAAGACCAAAATACGACTGTTGAAGA encodes the following:
- a CDS encoding CNNM domain-containing protein, with the translated sequence MSTLLFWAAISIFFSFLCSILEAVLLSVTPTFINVKKQEGKDYALTLETLKKDVDKPLIAILTLNTIAHTLGAMMVGIEAEKLPYKIELFGINTVGVVSAIMTFLILVASEIIPKTIGATYWKKLANFTSKALVILIFPLKYSGILWLLQLTTKLIGGKGHGSVLSREGFLVMADMAHEEGVFQENESKIIRNLLTFKEVFAKDVMTPRTVMQAEDQNTTVEDFFNKNLNLRFSRIPIYEESSDNIKGLVLKDEIFKEMALDNNLKKLSELKRDIIIVDRNLPIPNLFEQLVESRNHMALVVDEYGSVSGLVTMEDVIETLLGLEIMDESDNVSDLQVQARKNWEARAKRLGIIETKDIN